The sequence below is a genomic window from Campylobacter concisus.
TATTATCGCCAAAATTTTATTAAATTTGGGTTATGTAAGCTTTAAAGCATCTTTTGTTACTATTGCGTTTTCAAATTTAATTTAGGTGAGCGATGTTTATAAAAGGTTTTTTTTCAAACTCAGTTGGCATTATGGTTTCAAGAATTCTTGGACTTATAAGAGACCTTTTAACAGCTTCCATCCTTGGAGCTGGCATATTTAGCGATCTTTTTTTTATCGCTTTTAAAATACCAAATTTATTTCGCCGTATCTTTGGAGAAGGTGCCTTTACACAGGCATTTTTGCCAAATTTTGCAAATAGCAAGAAAAAAGCGATCTTTCAGGCTGAAATTTTCATCAAATTTCTACTTTTTATAGGCGTTTTGACGCTTCTTGTAAATTTATTTACGCCTTATTTTATAAAGATCATCGCAAGCGGCTTGAGCGAGCAAAATATAACCGATGCAGTGCCACTTGTGCGTATAAATTTCTACTATCTAGCCCTTGTTTATATCGTCACTTTCATGGGTGCGCTGCTTCAGTACAAAGGGCACTTTGCAACGACTGCGTTTTCTACTGCGCTACTAAATTTAGCCATGATCGCTTCGCTACTTTTGGCTCGTGGCAAGAGTGAGAGCGTGGTCGCACTTTATCTTAGTTTTGGTGTCGTTGCAGGCGGCATCTTGCAAGTTTTGGTGCATCTAATTGCTATGAAATTTAACGCCTTAAATAAAATTTTTTGGGGCGGTCTAAGCGGATATTTTAAAGGCAAGAAAGCTAGTAGCAAAGGTTTTTTTGTAAATTTTTACCACGGCTTACTTGGCTCAAGTGCGATGCAAATAAGCGCATTTATGGACACTTGGCTAGCTAGCTTTTTGGTAAGTGGCTCGATAAGCTACCTTTTTTATGCAAATAGAATTTTTCAGCTTCCGCTTGCTATCTTTGCGATCGCACTCTCTCAAGCACTTTTTCCAAAGATCACCAGACTTTTAAAGCAAAAAGACGAGGCAAACGCCCTAGTTTGGACGAAAAAGAGCTTTTACCTGCTCCTTTGCGCCCTGCTAGCAGCCACGATCACAGGCGTAGTAAT
It includes:
- the murJ gene encoding murein biosynthesis integral membrane protein MurJ, yielding MFIKGFFSNSVGIMVSRILGLIRDLLTASILGAGIFSDLFFIAFKIPNLFRRIFGEGAFTQAFLPNFANSKKKAIFQAEIFIKFLLFIGVLTLLVNLFTPYFIKIIASGLSEQNITDAVPLVRINFYYLALVYIVTFMGALLQYKGHFATTAFSTALLNLAMIASLLLARGKSESVVALYLSFGVVAGGILQVLVHLIAMKFNALNKIFWGGLSGYFKGKKASSKGFFVNFYHGLLGSSAMQISAFMDTWLASFLVSGSISYLFYANRIFQLPLAIFAIALSQALFPKITRLLKQKDEANALVWTKKSFYLLLCALLAATITGVVMSEFIIWLLFERGNFVRANTIECAKVLSAYLVGLTPFGLAKIFSLWLYANMKQKEAAKISIICLVINLILAVILMQKFGAAGLAFASSLGGFLQLILYIRAFGAKRFLAIIEPKFIAAIALFAVLLYFGLTFLKDIFNADF